The Pontibacter pudoricolor genome contains a region encoding:
- a CDS encoding pyruvate dehydrogenase complex E1 component subunit beta, with protein sequence MRSIQFREALREAMSEEMRRDKSVFLMGEEVAEYNGAYKVSQGMLDEFGPERVIDTPIAELGFAGIGVGASMNGLRPIIEFMTFNFSLVAIDQVINSAAKMMSMSGGQYSCPIVFRGPTGSAGMLSSQHSQNFENWYANTPGLKVVVPSNPYDAKGLMKSAIRDNDPVIFMESEQMYGDKGEVPEEEYLIPIGVADIKREGTDVTIVSFGKMMKVALAAAEELAKDGVNAEVIDLRTVRPIDYKTLIESVKKTNRMVVVEEAWPLASISSELAYHVQSNAFDYMDAPVKRVTCRDVPLPYAPTLIEASLPNVARTIEAVKQVMYSKA encoded by the coding sequence ATGCGAAGTATACAGTTTAGAGAAGCCCTGCGCGAAGCCATGTCGGAAGAAATGCGCCGCGATAAGAGCGTGTTTCTGATGGGTGAAGAAGTTGCAGAATATAACGGTGCTTACAAAGTTAGTCAAGGCATGCTGGACGAATTTGGTCCGGAGCGTGTAATAGATACCCCGATTGCTGAGCTTGGTTTTGCCGGTATCGGTGTAGGTGCATCCATGAACGGGTTACGCCCGATCATCGAATTCATGACATTCAACTTCTCGCTGGTTGCCATTGACCAGGTGATAAACTCAGCGGCTAAAATGATGTCGATGTCAGGTGGCCAGTACTCCTGCCCTATCGTTTTCCGTGGCCCTACTGGTAGCGCCGGTATGTTGTCGTCGCAGCACTCGCAGAACTTCGAGAACTGGTATGCCAACACGCCAGGTTTAAAGGTGGTTGTGCCATCTAACCCTTACGATGCAAAAGGCCTGATGAAGTCTGCCATCCGCGATAACGACCCTGTTATTTTTATGGAGTCTGAGCAGATGTACGGCGACAAAGGCGAAGTTCCTGAAGAAGAATACCTGATTCCGATCGGTGTTGCTGATATCAAGCGCGAAGGCACTGATGTAACTATAGTTTCTTTTGGTAAGATGATGAAAGTAGCCCTTGCTGCTGCTGAAGAACTGGCCAAAGATGGTGTAAATGCGGAAGTAATTGACCTGCGCACAGTTCGCCCTATCGACTATAAAACCCTGATCGAGTCTGTTAAAAAGACGAACCGCATGGTGGTAGTAGAAGAAGCATGGCCGCTGGCATCTATCTCTTCTGAGCTAGCTTACCACGTACAGAGCAACGCCTTTGATTACATGGATGCTCCGGTTAAGCGTGTTACCTGCCGCGATGTTCCGCTTCCGTATGCGCCTACGCTTATCGAGGCATCTTTGCCAAACGTAGCACGTACTATTGAAGCTGTTAAACAAGTAATGTATTCTAAAGCATAA
- a CDS encoding YbaB/EbfC family nucleoid-associated protein, translated as MFDMMGMMGKMKEVQAKLKEAQDNLQYITVSAEAGAGLVKATVNGQRKLLKIEIDESILNVNDREMVNDLVVAAVNNAMLTATERAQEEMKKHTSGLLPNIPGLDLGSFGL; from the coding sequence ATGTTTGATATGATGGGCATGATGGGCAAAATGAAAGAAGTCCAGGCCAAACTGAAAGAAGCACAAGATAACCTGCAGTATATAACCGTATCAGCCGAAGCCGGCGCCGGTTTGGTAAAAGCTACCGTAAACGGCCAGCGCAAGCTGCTTAAAATTGAGATCGACGAATCGATATTAAATGTAAACGACCGCGAAATGGTGAACGACCTGGTAGTGGCCGCCGTGAATAATGCTATGCTGACAGCTACCGAGCGCGCCCAGGAAGAAATGAAAAAACACACTTCCGGACTTTTACCTAACATTCCAGGCTTAGATCTCGGCAGCTTTGGCTTATAG
- a CDS encoding PspC domain-containing protein — protein sequence MKRIQYFIESQAFGVCTMLGEKLGIASSSIRLSFIYVSFLTMGSPVLIYLMLAFWMNVQKSLRRERSTVWDL from the coding sequence ATGAAACGAATCCAGTATTTTATCGAATCTCAGGCCTTTGGCGTGTGCACGATGCTGGGCGAAAAACTCGGCATAGCCAGCAGTAGCATTCGCCTGTCATTTATTTATGTGTCGTTCCTGACTATGGGCTCGCCGGTACTTATTTACCTGATGCTTGCCTTCTGGATGAACGTACAGAAAAGCCTGCGTCGTGAGCGTAGCACCGTCTGGGATCTATAG
- a CDS encoding DinB family protein has protein sequence MNPKLEVKYLYLEKSRNKLLNDLLGIDDTLLNTCPAEGKWSIGQIAAHLLQVEQLTIGYIQNKLSKEEELHTSSIKNMVSSVMLKVALNSGMKFKAPKVAASVPDVVSLDKVRAQWDETRYKLEDLLTEIPPAMLDKCLFRHPYAGMLNASQTLTFLQDHFNHHLHQVNHLKQQLTK, from the coding sequence ATGAATCCGAAACTGGAAGTTAAATACTTATACCTTGAGAAGTCGCGCAACAAGCTGCTTAACGACCTTCTCGGTATTGATGATACACTACTTAACACCTGCCCTGCTGAAGGTAAATGGTCTATTGGGCAAATTGCCGCGCACCTGTTGCAGGTAGAGCAGCTAACGATCGGCTACATCCAGAACAAGTTAAGCAAAGAGGAAGAACTGCACACCTCATCTATAAAGAATATGGTGAGTTCGGTGATGTTAAAAGTGGCGCTTAACTCCGGCATGAAATTTAAAGCCCCGAAAGTGGCTGCCTCTGTTCCGGATGTGGTATCGCTGGATAAAGTGCGTGCCCAGTGGGACGAGACCAGGTATAAACTGGAAGACCTGCTGACTGAAATTCCGCCTGCCATGCTGGATAAATGCCTGTTCAGACACCCGTATGCCGGAATGTTAAATGCCTCCCAGACGCTAACTTTTTTGCAGGATCATTTTAACCACCACCTGCACCAGGTAAACCACCTCAAACAGCAACTTACAAAGTAA
- a CDS encoding class I SAM-dependent methyltransferase encodes MIKNDPIGAAINDYLQGKKNGSITVSSNLTEDDIIPVDYLFRQEEEMPELETIALQECRGHVLDVGAGAGCHSLLLQEHGLQVTALDISEGAVEAMQKRGVENVQLADVLTLKDQKYDTLLMLMNGIGIVGDLFGLYRFLVHAKTILNPGGQILLESSDILYMYEQEDGSVLLDLNAGYYGEVEYNMRYKTHESGRFKWLFIDASLLEQYAEEHGFTMEVLYEGENGNYLAKLTLQE; translated from the coding sequence ATGATTAAGAACGACCCGATCGGAGCTGCTATAAATGATTACCTGCAGGGTAAAAAGAACGGTAGTATAACTGTTTCGTCCAACCTGACCGAAGACGATATTATACCTGTAGATTACCTTTTCAGGCAGGAAGAGGAAATGCCAGAGCTTGAGACGATAGCCTTGCAGGAATGCCGTGGCCATGTGCTGGATGTGGGTGCCGGAGCCGGTTGCCATAGTTTGCTTTTGCAGGAGCATGGCCTTCAGGTCACTGCCCTGGATATTTCGGAAGGCGCTGTGGAAGCCATGCAAAAGCGCGGCGTAGAAAACGTACAGCTTGCCGATGTACTTACTCTAAAAGATCAGAAATACGACACATTGCTGATGCTGATGAACGGCATTGGTATAGTTGGCGACCTGTTCGGTTTGTACCGTTTCCTGGTGCACGCTAAAACGATCCTAAATCCGGGTGGTCAGATCCTGCTTGAGTCGTCGGATATACTATACATGTATGAGCAGGAAGACGGCTCTGTATTGCTTGATCTGAATGCCGGCTACTATGGCGAAGTGGAATATAACATGCGCTATAAGACGCACGAAAGCGGCAGGTTTAAGTGGCTCTTTATTGATGCCAGCCTGCTGGAGCAATACGCCGAAGAACATGGCTTTACAATGGAAGTGCTTTACGAAGGGGAGAACGGGAATTACCTGGCTAAGCTAACGTTGCAGGAGTAG
- the hutH gene encoding histidine ammonia-lyase, whose amino-acid sequence MSNVHHISSEHLSLERIQEIISGNYSLALSADAEQRIQKCYDYLQDKMKQTDRSIYGINTGFGSLYKNKISNHDLEQLQRNLMMSHACGTGQEVPQEVVKLMLLLKVQSLAYGHSGVQVQTVKRLIDFYNRDIYPIVYQQGSLGASGDLAPLAHLCLPLIGLGEVHYQGYKLESKHVLEMFSWEPIALKAKEGLALLNGTQFMSAYGVYNLLQARRLSAQADLIGALSLDGFDGRIEPFNDLIHKVRPHKGQLQTAEAFRNLLDGSELIVQDKVHVQDPYSFRCIPQVHGASKDALRYAEDVFLTEINSVTDNPNIFPDEDEIISGGNFHGQPLALALDFMAIAMAELGSISERRSYLLISGTRGLPDFLVAEPGLNSGFMITQYTAASIVSQNKQFCTPASIDTIPSSNGQEDHVSMGANAATKLYQVVQNVERVLGIELMHAAQAIDFRRPLKTSPVLENLYSSFREVVPFVSTDRVLHDDIMKSIGFLRTYKV is encoded by the coding sequence ATGAGCAACGTACACCACATCTCCAGCGAGCACCTGAGCCTGGAGCGCATACAGGAAATCATTTCCGGCAACTATAGTTTAGCTTTATCTGCAGATGCCGAGCAGCGCATCCAAAAGTGCTACGACTACCTGCAGGATAAAATGAAGCAGACTGACCGCAGCATCTACGGCATCAACACCGGCTTCGGTTCGCTCTATAAGAACAAGATCTCGAACCACGACCTGGAGCAGCTGCAGCGCAACCTGATGATGTCGCATGCGTGCGGCACCGGCCAGGAAGTACCGCAGGAAGTGGTGAAACTGATGTTGCTTTTAAAAGTGCAGTCGCTGGCGTACGGGCACAGTGGTGTGCAGGTGCAAACTGTTAAAAGGCTTATTGATTTCTATAACCGCGACATCTACCCTATCGTTTACCAGCAAGGCTCGCTGGGTGCCAGCGGTGATCTTGCTCCCTTGGCGCATCTGTGTTTGCCACTGATCGGGTTGGGTGAAGTACATTACCAGGGTTACAAACTGGAAAGCAAGCATGTGCTGGAAATGTTCAGCTGGGAGCCGATCGCGTTAAAAGCAAAAGAAGGACTGGCCCTGCTGAACGGTACGCAGTTTATGAGCGCTTATGGCGTTTATAATCTGCTTCAGGCTCGTCGTTTATCTGCCCAGGCTGACTTAATCGGAGCACTTTCGCTGGATGGATTTGATGGCAGAATTGAACCGTTCAATGATTTGATCCATAAGGTTCGTCCGCATAAAGGGCAGCTGCAAACCGCTGAGGCTTTCAGAAACCTGTTGGATGGCAGCGAGCTTATAGTTCAGGACAAAGTGCATGTGCAGGACCCGTATTCGTTCCGTTGCATTCCGCAGGTGCATGGTGCCAGCAAAGACGCGCTACGCTACGCCGAAGATGTTTTCCTGACCGAGATAAACTCCGTTACCGATAACCCGAACATCTTCCCCGACGAAGACGAGATCATATCAGGCGGTAACTTCCATGGGCAGCCTTTGGCCCTGGCACTGGATTTTATGGCGATAGCGATGGCAGAACTTGGAAGTATTTCGGAGCGCCGTAGTTACCTGCTGATCTCAGGAACGCGTGGCCTGCCTGACTTTTTAGTGGCCGAGCCTGGACTGAACTCCGGTTTTATGATCACACAGTATACAGCCGCATCCATCGTTAGCCAGAATAAACAATTTTGCACGCCGGCTTCTATCGATACGATCCCGTCGTCAAACGGGCAGGAAGATCATGTAAGTATGGGTGCGAATGCCGCAACCAAACTATACCAGGTGGTACAGAACGTGGAGCGCGTGTTAGGTATAGAACTGATGCACGCTGCACAAGCTATTGATTTCAGAAGACCACTTAAAACATCGCCTGTACTGGAAAATCTTTATAGTTCGTTCCGTGAGGTAGTTCCGTTTGTATCGACTGACCGCGTGCTGCATGATGATATTATGAAGAGCATTGGCTTCCTGAGAACTTACAAAGTCTGA
- a CDS encoding glycosyltransferase family 2 protein, giving the protein MAYSSSRTAIVILNWNGQRYLQQFLPSVLANSPGCDIIVADNASSDNSTVYLEQHFPQVRIIRHTQNFGFCEGYNLALQQVEADYYVLLNSDVEVTPGWVEPIVALLDADQTIAACQPKINAQQHPDFLEHAGAAGGMIDTFGYPFCRGRLFETVEEDRGQYNDVKEIFWATGACMFVRAKLYHELGGLEPAFFAHMEEIDLCWRAKNAGYKIMYNGNSRVYHVGGGTLHKSNPRKTYLNFRNGLALLYKNLPGSELIPTIVLRILMDWLAAFRMVMAGQTADARAVLDAHADVLRNSSYWRKRRRAQQPKGNFARMSGVYKGSIVWEYFIRQKRIVPEL; this is encoded by the coding sequence TTGGCTTATAGTTCCAGCCGTACAGCTATTGTAATTCTTAACTGGAATGGCCAGCGCTACCTGCAGCAGTTTCTGCCGTCGGTGCTCGCCAACAGCCCGGGCTGCGATATTATAGTTGCCGACAATGCCTCTAGTGATAACTCCACCGTTTACCTGGAGCAGCATTTCCCTCAGGTTCGTATTATCAGGCACACACAGAACTTTGGTTTTTGCGAAGGCTATAACTTAGCCCTGCAGCAGGTTGAGGCCGATTATTATGTGCTGCTGAACTCGGATGTGGAAGTTACGCCGGGTTGGGTGGAGCCTATAGTTGCCTTGCTGGATGCCGACCAAACGATAGCTGCCTGTCAGCCCAAGATAAATGCACAGCAGCATCCCGATTTTCTGGAGCATGCCGGAGCCGCCGGCGGAATGATTGACACCTTTGGTTACCCCTTTTGCCGTGGCCGCCTGTTCGAAACCGTGGAAGAAGACCGTGGGCAGTATAACGATGTGAAGGAGATTTTCTGGGCTACCGGTGCGTGTATGTTTGTGCGCGCTAAACTATACCACGAACTGGGTGGGCTGGAACCTGCTTTTTTTGCGCACATGGAAGAGATTGATCTTTGCTGGCGGGCTAAGAATGCGGGTTATAAGATCATGTATAATGGCAACAGCCGGGTTTACCATGTAGGTGGCGGCACGCTGCACAAATCAAATCCGCGTAAAACGTACCTGAATTTCCGGAATGGATTGGCACTGCTTTACAAAAATTTGCCTGGATCTGAACTAATACCAACTATAGTGCTGCGAATTTTAATGGATTGGCTGGCTGCTTTCAGGATGGTGATGGCCGGACAGACAGCAGACGCACGCGCCGTGCTGGATGCGCACGCCGATGTGCTGCGTAACAGCAGCTACTGGCGCAAACGCAGAAGAGCGCAGCAACCCAAAGGCAATTTTGCCCGAATGAGTGGCGTTTACAAAGGCAGTATTGTGTGGGAGTATTTTATACGCCAGAAGCGTATCGTACCGGAACTATAG
- a CDS encoding tetratricopeptide repeat protein: MSCYKKKSAALFFYIALIAFVTSSCTLHKMVRLAKKQEIIVQPTPLVANGQQVEFELKVSMPPNIIKDGYRYKMDVYYEYGEQQREQIGAINFEFGEFLYENGWPTITRQFSFPYAPKKNKGKLFVQGMAIEKETEDVKYSDAKQIATGLITTPLLIVRNNEILFIPDSYANEADKPALLTFYFEENNARLRSHLGSNLSVLDQYIMDNVATQAVTITASQSPDETKEMAQKRLEAMESYYRAKLDALNYNNKKVTIKTLPLKSTWEQLVTKIKASALPKAVIQEVATIASSNLSDQEKDAALQKTQANEYLQLYVYPALRFAEVTINYSRDKKSDYELYLLAKKISDEKAPADALTEQELQHAATLTPLLAEKKQIYEAAIKTTNKWPAYHNLGKVYVEMARKEYRIKARQALLAKAIHNLTFAGFRNPTAPVYYSLASAYHVRGDKLEALQYYDYAIKLGGNPEELKRIFADKAALEIEIGQFDDAIESLKYSGNGYQTQMNLGLSYLLKENYEGAQEFYNRALELQPNDALANYSLAVIAARTKNEPMLTTHLRQSMRADNSFTLKAIEDMEFDAYRAEQAYKDAFKL, translated from the coding sequence ATGTCCTGTTACAAAAAAAAGTCTGCAGCCCTGTTCTTTTACATCGCCCTGATAGCCTTTGTTACCAGCAGCTGCACCCTGCACAAAATGGTGCGCCTGGCAAAAAAGCAGGAAATTATAGTACAACCAACCCCGCTTGTTGCCAATGGCCAGCAGGTAGAATTTGAGCTGAAAGTATCCATGCCGCCCAACATTATAAAAGACGGGTACCGCTACAAAATGGATGTGTACTACGAATATGGTGAGCAGCAGCGCGAACAGATCGGGGCTATAAACTTCGAGTTTGGCGAGTTTTTGTACGAGAACGGCTGGCCAACTATAACCCGTCAGTTTTCTTTTCCTTACGCTCCTAAAAAGAACAAAGGCAAACTGTTTGTGCAGGGCATGGCCATAGAGAAAGAAACAGAAGATGTAAAGTACAGCGACGCTAAACAGATCGCAACCGGCCTGATCACCACTCCCCTGCTGATCGTGCGCAACAACGAGATCCTGTTCATTCCTGACTCTTACGCCAACGAAGCTGATAAACCTGCGCTGTTAACGTTTTATTTTGAAGAGAATAACGCCAGGCTGCGCAGCCACCTGGGCTCTAACCTGTCTGTGCTGGACCAATACATCATGGATAATGTCGCTACCCAGGCCGTAACTATAACCGCATCGCAGTCGCCGGACGAAACGAAAGAGATGGCTCAGAAACGCCTGGAAGCGATGGAAAGTTATTACCGCGCTAAACTGGATGCACTTAACTATAACAACAAGAAAGTAACTATAAAAACACTTCCGCTAAAAAGCACCTGGGAGCAGTTGGTGACTAAAATCAAAGCATCTGCCTTACCAAAAGCCGTTATTCAGGAAGTAGCAACTATAGCCAGCAGCAATTTATCTGATCAGGAAAAGGATGCGGCGCTGCAGAAAACACAAGCCAATGAGTATCTGCAACTATACGTATACCCTGCCCTGCGCTTTGCAGAAGTAACTATAAACTATAGCCGCGATAAAAAATCAGATTACGAACTGTACCTACTGGCAAAGAAAATATCCGATGAGAAAGCGCCGGCCGATGCCCTGACCGAACAGGAACTACAGCATGCCGCTACCTTAACTCCTCTTTTAGCCGAGAAAAAACAGATTTATGAAGCGGCAATAAAAACCACTAATAAATGGCCGGCTTACCATAACCTGGGCAAAGTGTATGTTGAAATGGCCCGCAAAGAATATCGCATAAAAGCCAGACAGGCATTGCTGGCAAAAGCTATCCATAATTTAACTTTTGCCGGTTTCCGAAACCCGACTGCCCCGGTTTACTATAGTCTGGCAAGCGCTTACCACGTGCGCGGCGACAAACTGGAAGCACTGCAGTATTATGATTATGCCATTAAACTGGGCGGCAACCCGGAAGAACTGAAACGTATTTTTGCTGATAAAGCTGCCTTGGAAATTGAAATAGGCCAGTTTGATGATGCTATTGAAAGCCTGAAATACTCCGGTAATGGTTACCAGACACAAATGAACCTGGGCCTGAGCTACCTGCTAAAAGAGAACTATGAAGGCGCACAGGAATTTTACAACAGGGCACTGGAACTGCAACCAAACGATGCACTGGCAAACTATAGTTTAGCTGTAATTGCTGCCCGAACCAAAAACGAGCCCATGCTCACCACGCACCTGCGCCAATCTATGAGAGCGGATAACTCCTTTACCTTAAAGGCCATTGAAGATATGGAATTTGATGCTTACCGTGCGGAACAGGCTTATAAAGATGCGTTTAAACTATAA
- a CDS encoding gliding motility-associated C-terminal domain-containing protein — translation MKKNLFLFLVLLLSGFAANAQNRCFKAYDRLGREVTKFCVGERITFRDCAGVDADKEYYDYDDRDGVEFNTPEATQKYYTYATPGKVIVSQFANLKGEVDTLQLEFEVLNTPTPTFTVTACANKTFRFQITDGQYDFYSINFGDGTLSPPVTKQNIGNPVTHKYEKNGPHTVTVTGKYIGGYCNSPASTQTINDLPAYTSPVINTLKIQKQDAATGTIDFTFSNLLQGYTYTLKSKQESETSFKTVATIAPNQTSYTLANTNTTVKTEFILEATDACSSVLPTSNKASIIILATTGGNEQVTISWQSITGFFKQYDLYRNGTLLQSIGGNVLTYTDTDVSCGQNNCYEIKGITTDGKATTVTAQSCITVISNATPPAATLLTSFNPQNEVEITLQLPSGQSIKSATYQRSINGAAFKDLATTPDLNVVDKLNTLTPVCYRATYTNPCDKTSVASAPSCPVILTAKLNPDEAAQLTWTNYTGFTSGATTYILEVLDDNGVVIRSIKVSGNSYADQLGDLQEQVFRYRIKATSASGIVTYSNSETIKLEYALYVPSGFTPNGDGLNDLFEVKGKRFEGFSIRVISGSGQVVYSSEDRASGWDGTFNGKPQPAGIYAYEVILKLQDGTAKRRTGTVTLIR, via the coding sequence TTGAAAAAGAATCTGTTCCTGTTTTTGGTTCTTCTGCTGTCCGGCTTTGCTGCAAATGCCCAGAACAGGTGCTTTAAGGCCTATGACAGGTTAGGCAGAGAAGTTACTAAATTCTGTGTAGGCGAGCGTATCACGTTCCGGGATTGTGCAGGTGTAGATGCCGATAAGGAATACTATGATTATGATGACCGTGATGGGGTTGAATTCAATACACCAGAGGCTACTCAGAAATATTATACTTATGCTACGCCGGGCAAAGTAATTGTTTCGCAATTCGCAAATCTGAAAGGAGAGGTCGATACGCTTCAGTTAGAGTTTGAAGTATTGAATACCCCTACCCCAACTTTTACAGTTACAGCCTGCGCCAACAAAACTTTCCGCTTTCAAATCACAGACGGGCAGTACGATTTTTACAGCATAAATTTTGGCGATGGCACCTTGAGTCCACCTGTTACAAAACAGAATATCGGAAACCCTGTTACGCACAAATACGAGAAAAATGGTCCTCATACAGTTACGGTCACCGGCAAGTACATTGGCGGTTATTGTAACTCTCCTGCCTCCACTCAAACTATAAATGATCTGCCAGCTTATACTTCACCGGTCATTAATACACTAAAGATACAGAAACAGGATGCTGCAACCGGAACTATAGATTTCACATTCAGTAACCTGCTGCAAGGCTATACTTATACTTTAAAAAGTAAGCAGGAATCTGAAACCAGCTTTAAAACAGTCGCAACTATAGCCCCAAACCAGACTAGTTATACTTTAGCAAACACCAATACCACCGTAAAAACTGAATTTATACTGGAAGCTACAGATGCCTGCAGTTCCGTTTTGCCAACTTCAAATAAAGCATCTATTATTATACTTGCTACAACCGGCGGAAACGAGCAGGTAACTATAAGCTGGCAAAGTATAACCGGATTTTTTAAGCAATACGACCTGTACCGCAATGGCACGCTGCTGCAGTCGATTGGAGGAAATGTCCTGACTTATACTGATACCGATGTAAGTTGCGGGCAGAACAATTGCTATGAGATAAAAGGCATAACCACCGATGGTAAGGCCACGACTGTTACAGCACAAAGCTGCATTACCGTTATCTCTAACGCCACTCCGCCAGCGGCTACATTATTAACGAGTTTTAACCCGCAAAACGAAGTAGAAATTACCCTGCAACTACCAAGCGGGCAAAGTATAAAATCAGCAACCTACCAGCGAAGTATAAACGGAGCAGCGTTTAAAGACCTGGCAACAACTCCTGATTTAAACGTAGTTGATAAACTGAATACCCTTACTCCTGTTTGCTACCGCGCCACCTATACCAACCCCTGTGATAAAACATCAGTAGCCAGTGCGCCCAGCTGTCCGGTTATACTTACCGCAAAGTTAAACCCTGACGAAGCAGCTCAACTTACCTGGACCAACTATACAGGCTTTACAAGCGGAGCAACAACCTATATTTTAGAAGTGTTGGATGATAACGGCGTTGTGATAAGAAGTATTAAGGTTAGCGGCAACTCCTATGCAGATCAGCTTGGCGATCTTCAGGAACAGGTTTTCCGTTACCGTATCAAAGCAACCTCAGCTTCAGGTATCGTAACTTACTCCAACTCCGAAACTATAAAACTGGAATATGCCCTGTATGTACCCAGCGGTTTCACACCCAATGGCGATGGCCTGAACGACCTGTTCGAAGTAAAAGGGAAACGATTTGAAGGCTTCTCTATCCGCGTGATCAGTGGTTCGGGACAGGTAGTCTATAGTTCTGAAGACCGGGCTTCAGGTTGGGACGGCACTTTTAACGGCAAACCGCAGCCTGCAGGAATCTATGCCTACGAAGTGATTCTAAAACTACAGGATGGCACTGCCAAACGACGAACCGGAACGGTAACGCTTATCCGATAG
- a CDS encoding YihY/virulence factor BrkB family protein, with amino-acid sequence MNKRVASTWEITKQTFKEFVEDNPLDYAAIIGFYTIFSLPAVLIITIRIAGAAFGQDAVKGEVVKQLGGIVGRNSATQFQSIIENAALSDATTIGTIVGVATMIFSATTVFVALQDSLNAMWEVKAKIEKGWLKLLISRVLSLAMVISMGFLLLVSLSIDVALGIVYDFLRQQFSGVAIYFITIANILVSLIISTVIFAAIYRVLPDAKIRWKNVWVGAAVTSILFVLGKYILNIYFQHDPLADTYGAAGSLVLILVWVYYTAVIFLFGAEFTQVYSKAHDKKIEPEDTAVKVKKKEVEIDTDTGKVEVKSKEKGDSL; translated from the coding sequence ATGAACAAACGTGTTGCCTCCACCTGGGAGATCACTAAGCAGACCTTCAAAGAATTTGTAGAGGATAATCCGCTGGATTATGCGGCCATTATCGGCTTCTATACCATCTTTTCTCTTCCGGCGGTGCTTATCATCACCATTCGCATTGCGGGTGCAGCCTTTGGTCAGGATGCGGTAAAAGGCGAGGTTGTAAAACAGTTGGGCGGTATAGTTGGCCGAAACAGTGCCACGCAGTTCCAAAGCATCATCGAAAATGCAGCTCTTTCAGATGCTACCACTATCGGTACTATAGTTGGCGTAGCAACTATGATCTTCTCGGCAACCACCGTTTTTGTAGCCCTGCAGGACTCCCTGAATGCCATGTGGGAAGTAAAAGCCAAAATTGAGAAAGGTTGGCTGAAACTGCTGATCAGTCGTGTACTGTCGCTGGCTATGGTAATAAGTATGGGTTTCCTGTTGCTGGTGTCGCTTTCTATAGATGTGGCCTTGGGTATTGTGTATGATTTTCTGCGGCAGCAGTTCTCTGGTGTCGCGATTTACTTTATAACTATAGCCAACATCCTTGTTTCGCTCATCATCAGTACTGTCATATTTGCAGCTATTTACCGCGTGCTGCCCGATGCCAAAATTCGCTGGAAGAATGTGTGGGTAGGGGCTGCTGTTACGTCAATTCTTTTTGTGCTGGGTAAATATATACTCAACATTTACTTTCAGCACGACCCGCTGGCAGATACCTATGGCGCGGCAGGCTCACTGGTGCTGATACTGGTGTGGGTGTACTATACGGCGGTCATTTTCCTGTTTGGAGCAGAATTTACGCAGGTATATTCCAAAGCCCACGATAAAAAGATAGAGCCCGAGGATACAGCCGTGAAAGTAAAAAAAAAGGAAGTGGAGATTGATACCGATACCGGCAAAGTAGAAGTTAAAAGCAAAGAAAAAGGCGACTCGTTATAA
- a CDS encoding DUF429 domain-containing protein has translation MVSESLPTFMGVDYGSKLAGTTAAAMVHNGQIELWQSARGQDADDFLLKLILEKRPATVFIDAPLTLPKVYSQLPYSSGSDFFYRTCDREVQAMSPMFIGGLTARAIKLRTTLAEHGIAVLETYPTQLARILLPDEKSYKKDLATLPVIAQLLQDQMNYAFAQTPTDWHQFDALLAWLSGFRHLSGKAILYGDAHEGRIIV, from the coding sequence ATGGTTTCAGAAAGTTTACCCACGTTTATGGGCGTGGACTATGGCTCTAAACTAGCCGGCACTACTGCCGCTGCCATGGTACATAACGGGCAGATAGAACTATGGCAAAGTGCCCGCGGCCAGGATGCAGATGATTTCCTGCTGAAACTTATTCTGGAGAAAAGGCCTGCCACTGTATTTATAGATGCTCCGCTTACTTTACCCAAGGTCTACAGCCAGTTACCTTATAGTTCCGGCTCCGATTTCTTTTACCGTACCTGCGACCGCGAGGTACAGGCCATGTCGCCGATGTTTATTGGCGGCTTAACTGCCCGCGCTATAAAACTCAGAACTACCCTTGCCGAGCACGGAATCGCTGTTTTAGAAACGTATCCTACCCAACTTGCCCGTATACTTTTGCCTGACGAGAAGAGCTATAAAAAAGATCTTGCAACGTTGCCTGTTATAGCGCAACTGCTGCAAGATCAGATGAATTATGCTTTTGCCCAAACTCCAACAGACTGGCACCAGTTCGATGCGCTGCTGGCCTGGTTAAGTGGTTTCCGGCATCTCTCCGGCAAAGCTATACTTTACGGAGATGCCCACGAAGGTCGGATTATAGTTTAG